A genomic segment from Nicotiana sylvestris chromosome 1, ASM39365v2, whole genome shotgun sequence encodes:
- the LOC138876019 gene encoding uncharacterized protein produces MKTLSYSDVVDLARKIENKGREEREASELRKKTKREGAFNGGTHISSQSTYRPHYRQGNRGPSSSGHRNSRQIYATTPVCQTSGRSHLGQCRVLTGECFRCGQLGHHLRDCPQPPRNFNQASIQSTSSTQTTRNTSGATDTGNKGRGAADRATVNQGQGNAGRGQARVFAFTTQDAQASNAMVTCILSVCSVDALALIDPGSTHSYVSSYFALRFSRQPELLNDPFLVAIPVGESLLAEYVYCACQIRVEGRDTLDDLIVLDMIDFDMLMGMDWLYSCYAIVSCHAKIVRFEIPNEPSFILRGSQVLETCKIVSFMKAQRLLKKGCLGLLAIVNDTRKETVSIENIPVVKEFSDVFLEDLPGLPPVREIDFGIDLLPEIQPISIPPYRMAPAELRELKQQLQDLLDKSFIRPSVSPCGVPVQFVKKKDGSLRMCIDYRQLNKITIRNKYPLPHIDDMFDQLQGAAHFLKIDLRSGYHQLRIKDEDISKTAFRT; encoded by the exons ATGAAGACTTTATCCTACTCTGATGTAGTCGACCTTGCTAGAAAGATTGAAAATAAGGGACGTGAAGAGCGTGAAGCTAGTGAATTACGTAAGAAGACCAAGAGAGAAGGGGCTTTCAATGGCG GGACACACATATCTTCACAGTCCACATACAGACCACATTACAGACAAGGTAATAGAGGACCATCATCTTCTGGACATCGTAATTCTAGGCAGATATATGCCACTACTCCAGTCTGCCAAACTAGTGGTAGATCACATTTGGGGCAATGTCGTGTTCTAACTGGAGAGTGCTTTCGGTGTGGCCAGTTGGGACATCACTTGAGGGATTGCCCTCAGCCTCCGAGAAATTTCAACCAGGCTTCTATTCAGTCAACTTCATCAACTCAGACTACTCGTAATACTTCAGGTGCTACAGATACAGGAAACAAAGGTCGAGGTGCTGCAGACCGTGCTACCGTGAATCAAGGACAAGGGAAtgctggtagaggtcaggcgagaGTTTTTGCATTTACTACACAGGATGCTCAGGCATCGAATGCAATGGTTACATGTATTCTTTCTGTCTGTTCAGTTGATGCacttgcgttgattgatccgggatctactcaCTCTTATGTGTCCTCGTACTTTGCTTTGAGATTTAGTAGACAGCCCGAGCTATTGAATGATCCTTTTCTAGTTGCTATTCCTGTTGGAGAGTCTCTATTAGCTGAATACGTGTATTGTGCTTGTCAGATTCGGGTTGAGGGTAGAGATACTCTAGATGACCTTATTgtacttgatatgattgactttgacatgctgatgggaatggattggttatatTCTTGTTATGCTATAGTCAGTTGTCATGCAAAGatagtaaggtttgagataccAAATGAACCCAGTTTTATTCTAAGAGGGAGTCAGGTTCTAGAGACTTGCAAAATTGTATCTTTTATGAAAGCTCAACGACTTCTGAAGAAAGGTTGCTTGGGTCTTTTAGCTATTGTAAATGACACAAGAAAGGAAACAGTTAGTATAGAAAATATACCAGTAGTGAAagaattttctgatgtatttcttGAAGATTTACCAGGATTGCCTCCAGTACGAGAAatagactttggtattgatttgctaCCTGAAATTCAGCCTATATCAATACCCCCATATcgaatggcaccagcagagttgagggAGCTAAAACAACAACTACAGGATTTGTTAGATAAgagttttattagacctagtgtttcaccaTGCGGTGTACCAGTACAGTTCGTAAAGAAGAAAGACGGATCcctgagaatgtgtattgactacaggcagttgaacaagataaCAATACGTAATAAATATCCCTTGCCTCATATAGATGAtatgtttgatcagttacaaggagcTGCCCACTTTTTAAAGATTGACCTCCGTTCTGGTTatcatcaacttagaatcaaagatgaagatatttctaagactgctttcagaacttga
- the LOC138876008 gene encoding uncharacterized protein has product MELLKDYDCSILYHPGKANVVADALSRKSMGSLSHIAPAKRLLAKDIRRLEDTSIRFSVGNSEALLACAQAKSSLVERIKATQYEDERLCKYRDEALAGKSKDIIVESDDVLRMGDRLYVADVDGLRHAILKEAHNTKYTIHPGSTKMYNDLKQFYW; this is encoded by the coding sequence ATGGAactactcaaggactatgattgttctattttgtatcatcctggaAAAGCCAATGTGGTTGCTGATGCATTGAGTAGAAAATCTATGGGGAGTTTGTCACATATTGCCCCTGCAAAGAGACTTTTGGCCAAAGATATTCGGAGACTAGAAGATACAAGTATCAGATTTAGTGTCGGAAATTCAGAGGCATTGTTGGCTTGTGCTCAGGCTAAGTCTTCATTAGTTGAGCGCATTAAGGCCACCCAATATGAGGATGAACGATTATGCAAATACAGAGATGAGGCCTTAGCTGGTAAAAGCAAGGATATAATTGTTGAAAGTGATGATGTTCTTCGAATGGGTGACAGGTTATATGTAGCAGACGTAGATGGGTTGAGACACGCTATTCTTAAAGAAGCTCACAACACTAAATACACTATACATCCTGGATCCACAAAAATGTATAATGACCTGAAGCAATTTTATTGGTAG